A stretch of DNA from Candidatus Pseudomonas phytovorans:
GGTGTCGGGCGCCCAGAGCACCTGGGCGTCGCCGTCCTCGCTGACCCGGTGCGGCACCTGCAGGCGCTGCAGCAGGTGGACGAAGCCGCTGAGGTCGACCGACAGCGGGAGGCGCATCACTTCGATAATGTTCATTGGTTGGCCTGTGGGCGGTCGACGTCGACCCAGACGAACTTGTGCGGGTCGATGCGGGTTTCATCATCCAGCCGGTAAGCGACCATTTTGCCGTAGAGCACGGCGCTGTAGTCCAGGCAGGCCAGGTTGGGGCGGATAGGCGCGGGGTGGCCGCTGCGCCAGTAATGGCCAACGAACAGTAATGGCTCGTCCTCGGCGTAACGCAGCAAGGCATTTTTCTGGCTATGGCTGAGCGGCGCGCTGGCCACCTCTTCGGGCAGGGCATCGGGTTGGAACACGATGTCGCCGTAGGTTTGCGGGTCTTCTTCCCAGAACTTGGTGCGGAAGAAGGCGCGGGTCAGGCCGTCACCGCCGGTGAGGGTCAGGCCGTCCGGCAGGCGCATGTCGGTACCACGCAACAGGCGGTTGCACACTGTGTCGGCAAAACTGCCGCTTACCGCCGAGGCCTGGATGAAGTGTTCATCAATGCGTGCATCGGGGTATTGCTGGCGCAGCGGCTCGATCAACCGTGGGTCCCAGCAGGCGTGCACCAGGCGGAAACGCCCGGCGTCGATCAACAGCGGCAGCTGGTAGAACCAGTTGACGAAGTCGTGCCAGTCGCCAGGGTGGTGGGCGAACTGAGTCAGGGTTTCGTCGATCAGCCGGGCATGGCGT
This window harbors:
- a CDS encoding metallophosphoesterase, coding for MLDPARSFDIIGDVHGCALTLERLLDALGYKRVAGVWRHPRRMALFLGDIVDRGPRIREALHIVHDMVEAGQAFCIMGNHEYNALGWVTPALPGSGKAYVREHTPRHARLIDETLTQFAHHPGDWHDFVNWFYQLPLLIDAGRFRLVHACWDPRLIEPLRQQYPDARIDEHFIQASAVSGSFADTVCNRLLRGTDMRLPDGLTLTGGDGLTRAFFRTKFWEEDPQTYGDIVFQPDALPEEVASAPLSHSQKNALLRYAEDEPLLFVGHYWRSGHPAPIRPNLACLDYSAVLYGKMVAYRLDDETRIDPHKFVWVDVDRPQANQ